The DNA sequence CCAACGGCAGGACCGAGACCCCGTCGGTCACGCAGAACAGCGACACCTCCGGCCCGTCCAGATACTCCTCGACGACGACGGTGTGCCCTTCGGCGTGGGCGAGCGCGACCGCGCGGTCCTCGGTGACGACGACGCCCTTTCCGGCCGCGAGCTCGTCGTGCTTCACGACGTACGGCGGGCCGAACTCGTCCAACGCGGACGCGACCTGCTGCACGTCGGTGCACCGTCGGTAGCCGGCCGTCGGCACGCCCGCAGCGGCCATGACCTCCTTGGCGAAGGCCTTGCTGCCTTCGAGCTGCGCGGCGGCCGCACTGGGCCCGAACACGTCGAAGCCTGCCGCACGCAGCTCGTCCGCGGCGCCCGCGACGAGCGGCGCCTCCGGGCCGATCACGACGAGGTCGGCGGCAGCGATGTGCGCGGCAGCCAGCCAGTCGCCGCCCGGCAGCAGCATCGCGACACCGGCGATCCCCGGGTTGCCCGGAGCGCAGAACAACGCCTCGACCGAGGAGTCGGCGGACAGCGCAAGGCAGAGCGCGTGCTCGCGCCCGCCGCCGCCGATCACGAGAACTCGCACGTCGCGAGGCTACTGATCGCGTGCGAGGGGACGCGTCAGTCGACGCAGCTGCCGGACTGGCCGAGCAGGATCGTCACGGCGGTGCCGGCGTGCGATCGCTGCACGAACGCCTCCGCCTGGTAGCCGGCCACCTTGCCGAGCACCGGGAACAGCCCGTCGTGCATGCGACCGCCCGCGCACGGCCGCTGGTCCGGGTGACCGTGGATCATCGACTCGACCAGCGGCAGCACCTGAGCCGGCGCGAGCGCCGAGGTGGCGCACGCGTATCCGACCAGGCCGCATCCGGTCGGTGCGGTCGTCTTGGCGAGACCGGCGGGGAACGACACCCCGGCGAGGGCGTCCTCTGCGGTGGTGAGCCCGTCGTGGTCGTACGCACTTCGTACGTCGAGGGCGACGTCGACCGCCCCGAAGCCCACCAGCCCGATCACCACTACCAGCAGCACGGCGCTGGCGGCCTCGACGATCGTCACGAACCGCGGCGGCAGGGGTCTGCGACGCGCGGCCACGTGCATCGACGCCAGGACCGCGGCGGCAACCAGCAGACCCGCAGCGACTACGACGACGCGCGCCATAGCCAGTTGATCGGCCCGGCGAAGCTAGGACATGAGACGTGCTTCGAGGCCGCTTTTGACCTGCGGCCAGTCGTCGATGATCACCGAGTAGATGACCGAGTCACGCCAGGTCCCGTCGCTTCGGCGCAGGTGGCGCCGCGCCACGCCTTCGCGGGTGGCGCCGAGCTTCGCGATCGCCGCTTGTGAGCGGACGTTGATCACATCGGTGCGTAGCTTCACGCGTCCCAGGCCACAGTGCTCGAAGCAGTGCCAGAGCAACAGCAGCTTGCACTCCGGGTTGACCGAGGTGCCCCAGACCTGCGGGGTGTAGGCGGTCCAACCGAGGTGGACCTTCTCGTTGGCAAGGTCCAGGTCACCGAGACTCGTCGTACCCAAGATGCGGCCGTCGCGAGGGTTGCCGGGCTCGATGGCACGCACGACGTACTTCACCCGACCCTCCGCCGCCGCCCGCGCCATCACTTCACGCCAGCCGGCAGGCGACGTCGGGCGGCCCATCGAGCCGCCGTACCCCATCTCCCACACCCGGTCGTCGTCGAGTGCGGCGAACAGTCCCTCGGCATCCTGCTCGGAGGCGACATCGAGTCGAACGGTCCGGCCGACCAACGAACGGCCGTCGGGAGCGATCGCCATCTCCCGGACCCCTACACCAACGGACGTACGACGATGGTCTGCTCACGGCCGGGGCCGACGCCGACCACCGACATCGGCGCGCCCGACATCGTCTCGAGCGCATCGACGTAGGAGCGGGCCGCCTTCGGCAGGTCGTCGAGCGAACGGGCGCCGGTGATGTCCTCGTCCCACCCCGGGAAGAGCTCGTAGACCGGCTCGGCGTGATGAAACTCGGTCTGCGTCATCGGCATCTCGTCGAGGACCGTGCCGTCCACGCGGTAGCCGGTGCAGACCGGGATCTGCTCCAGTCCGGTCAGCACGTCGAGCTTCGTCAACACGAAGTCGGTGACCCCGTTGACGCGCGCTGCGTAGCGCGCGACGACCGCGTCGTACCAGCCGCACCGACGTGGCCGGCCGGTCGTGACGCCGTACTCGCCGCCCACTGTCCGCAGCCGCTCGCCCTGCTCGTCGAGCAGCTCGGTCGGCATCGGACCGGACCCGACCCGGGTGGAGTACGCCTTCACCACCGCGACCACGCGGTCGATGCGGGTCGGCGGGATGCCCGAGCCGGTGCACGCGCCGCCGGCGGTTGCACTCGACGACGTCACGAACGGGTACGTGCCATGGTCGACGTCGAGCATGGTCGCCTGTCCGGCCTCGAGCAGGACGAGCTTCCCGTCGTCGAGCGCCCGGCTGAGCAGCAACGAGGTGTCGGCGATCATCGGGCGCAGCCGCTCGACGTACCCGAGCAGCTCGTCAACGATCGCGTCGACCGCGACCGCCTTGCGGTTGAAGATCTTGACGAGGACCTGGTTCTTCCCGTCGAGTGCGCCCTCGACTTTCTGTCGCAGGATCTTCTCGTCGAGCAGGTCCTGCACGCGCACTCCGAGCCGCGACATCTTGTCGGCGTACGCCGGACCGATGCCCCGCCCGGTGGTGCCGATCTTGGCGTTGCCGAGGAAGCGTTCGCTCACCTTGTCCATCAGCACGTGGTACGGCGTGATGACGTGCGCGTTGGCTGACACCACCAGCTTCGAGCAGTCGATCCCGCGCGGCTCGATGGCGTCGATCTCGCTGAACAGCACGCCGAGGTCGACCACGACGCCGTTGCCGATCACCGGAGTCACTCCTGGCGTGATCACCCCGGAGGGGAGCAGGTGCAGCGCGTAGGTCTCGCCGTCGACGACGATGGTGTGGCCGGCGTTGTTGCCGCCGTTGAACTTCACGACGAAGTCGGCGTGCTCACCGAGCAGATCCGTGGCCTTGCCCTTGCCCTCGTCGCCCCACTGGGCACCGAGCAGCGCAATCGCCGGCATCCCGCATTCCCTTCAGTGCACGACCCGCAGGCTTCGCATCCCGCAGACCGCACGAAAGGCCCCGGGCCGCAAGCGACCGGAGCCTCTTGCGGAAAAAGGCTACAAGGATTTGGGCGGTCGCGCAGGCCGGTTGTCCGTGGCTGCGGTCGCTATGACAGCCGCAGCCCAGGACACGGGGTCAGGAGGCGAGCGCTTCCGCGGCGGCCGGGTCGCTGTCGGTCAGGAACTGGGCGCAACGCCTTGCCTCATCGGTTTCCCCGATCGCCTTCGCCGCTCGCGCGAGAGCGTGCAGGCAGCGCAGGAAACCGCGGTTGGGCTCGTGCGACCACGGCACCGGACCGTGCCCCTTCCAACCTGCGCGACGAAGCGCGTCGAGGCTGCGGTGATAGCCGGTCCGCGCGTACGCGTAGGACTCGATGATCGACCCCGCAGTGAACGCCCGGTCGGCGAGCGC is a window from the Mycobacteriales bacterium genome containing:
- a CDS encoding GNAT family protein; translated protein: MAIAPDGRSLVGRTVRLDVASEQDAEGLFAALDDDRVWEMGYGGSMGRPTSPAGWREVMARAAAEGRVKYVVRAIEPGNPRDGRILGTTSLGDLDLANEKVHLGWTAYTPQVWGTSVNPECKLLLLWHCFEHCGLGRVKLRTDVINVRSQAAIAKLGATREGVARRHLRRSDGTWRDSVIYSVIIDDWPQVKSGLEARLMS
- a CDS encoding adenylosuccinate synthase, translated to MPAIALLGAQWGDEGKGKATDLLGEHADFVVKFNGGNNAGHTIVVDGETYALHLLPSGVITPGVTPVIGNGVVVDLGVLFSEIDAIEPRGIDCSKLVVSANAHVITPYHVLMDKVSERFLGNAKIGTTGRGIGPAYADKMSRLGVRVQDLLDEKILRQKVEGALDGKNQVLVKIFNRKAVAVDAIVDELLGYVERLRPMIADTSLLLSRALDDGKLVLLEAGQATMLDVDHGTYPFVTSSSATAGGACTGSGIPPTRIDRVVAVVKAYSTRVGSGPMPTELLDEQGERLRTVGGEYGVTTGRPRRCGWYDAVVARYAARVNGVTDFVLTKLDVLTGLEQIPVCTGYRVDGTVLDEMPMTQTEFHHAEPVYELFPGWDEDITGARSLDDLPKAARSYVDALETMSGAPMSVVGVGPGREQTIVVRPLV
- a CDS encoding DUF3151 domain-containing protein, with amino-acid sequence MTHSHQDLLGGPPPTFLTDTPAAREALDRGDDPAQVAAAFPAYPGAWAALADRAFTAGSIIESYAYARTGYHRSLDALRRAGWKGHGPVPWSHEPNRGFLRCLHALARAAKAIGETDEARRCAQFLTDSDPAAAEALAS